The window GTTTGGCTTGCTGCCACACCTCGTCGGTCTTCTGGGCTACGAGCTGGTGTTTCGAAGGCTTGTTGGTCTTGGTTTCGGCCGTTTCGCTGGTGTTGACTCGTTCGGGGAAGGAAACTTCGTTGGCACGCGCGGCCGTGACGATGCTGTCGGCGCACTTCTGTACGGCGTCACGCAGGTCCTCGCTGAAACGCTCGTTCCACGCGCGCCAGAACGTCGATTGATTTGGGAGGCTCTCGAACCCGAGATCTCGGCACAGCGAGGGATTCGCTCGTAGATGGTCGTGGAGCGCAGTCTCATCCCAGCCGTTGATCTTCTCGATGATGAACGCCCGCACCAGTAACGCCATCGGATACGGTCCCGAATACGGTGCGTGGTCGTCGTGTGACGCAAACGTCAGGCGATCAATCGGGAGCCGACAGACCAACGTCTCGATGTCGGCATAACCCTCGCAATGCTCGCACTGTGACTGGGCGATGGTCGTGACATCCGCAACGAATCCGTCGAGGGCTTCGCCTCCCCTGTCGAGTTTGCTCTGGAAAAAGTGTGCTTGTTCGTGACGATCGGTGGCATCGGCGACGAGAGCCGCTGCAACCATCTCCGTAGTATCGTTCAGCGGTTTTGCGGCGGGTGGTTTCGCGTCGATACGTGCGTCCGTGTCGGGTACGTCCGCGTCCGACTCTGATTTTGGTGACATACCTATGGCATGTTTCTCACCGGCACCACGGGTTACCCGACAAATGGACGCTGGGCAGTGTCGCCCAGTCGATTACGTCCTGTGGTTCGGTGAGTGCTGTGCCATAGGTTGTGTCGGGTATCCGATCGTACCGTAAGCGAGACTATAACCGGTCCGGTTCGTTCCGCGTACTGAGCGAGGGGAGTTCCTTCTCGCCGGCGTCGACCTTTGCGCGTTCGAGCCGCCACTGCCCATTGTCGAATGGTACGTCGTAGTTCGCCTCAGCTCGTGCGAGGATGCTTCGAATCTTCGAGTCGGGTATCTCGAAGAACGCGGCAGTGGCCTTCTTCTCGCGGCCCTTGCGAACCTCGCGGATGAAGTTCTGGACACGAACGTACTCGGCGGGCACTTGTTGGAGGAAACCGTCCTCGACGGTGTAGCCGAACGGAGGCCGACCGACACGCTTGCCGTCCGCGATGGCGGCGTCGATTCCCTCCTGGACGCGCGAGCGAATCATCTTGCGCTCGGCGTCGGCGAACACCATCATCATGTTGAGCATCATCTCGGCCATCCAGTCGTCCTCGCCGACCGTACCGATGGGCTGGTTCACGAGGTCGATGTCGACGTCTTTCTCACGGAGATCATCGACGAATCCGGCGAGATCTGCGAATGATCGCCCGAGTCGATCGAGTTCGTGGGCGACCACCACGTCGTACTCGGCGACGTGCTCGCGGAGACGTTGGTACTCTTGCCGTGAGACAGAGGCTCCGCTCTCTCCAAGATCGCAAAACCACTCGATTTGGTTGCCCTCCTCGCTGTACTTCTGGCGGATCGCACGCATCTGGCGATTCTCGTTCTGGTCGTCAGTCGAGACGCGGACGTAGGCGGCGATTTGCATGGTGAATTCGGACACCCTAACGACACCGCCGAACAGTATATAAAGAACGGGGGTTTTCTGGTCGACCTCGAAAACTGGTGTTTTTCTGGGCACTCAAGATCGTTTTCCAGTTCTCCCTCAGATTTATCGACAAATGATTCCACGACCACTCCCAGATACCGACACATCTGAGGCCACGAGAGTGATGAGTGAAGATGGGCCAGATTCGCCGCGGTGGGTACCGTGGTGTACTTCAATAGGCCCTAAATATCGGCACAAAAGTATCAGAGTATAACCAAAGAGTATTTTATGCTAACAAGTGGAGGGGTTGATGATGTCTGATAGCGATAAACTGAAGCGGTCAGAGGTCGTAAAGTTCCCCCAGAAACGACGAGGTGCACTTCGCAGTATCGCTATTGGAGTTGCTTCCACATTAGGAATCAGCGGAACTGCATCTGCGACAGATACGCAGAAGGTGAACCCAGAAGATACTGTACAGGAGTCCCTTAGCGTGGATGTAGAATCCGCACGAAATGCCTTGAGTGAAGCCAGTACTTCTAGGTTATTCGAACAACTAGCCGAAGACGGATTGATCTCAGAGCAATCAATTGAGGCAATACCATTTGATGAAATGGTAGACGATTCGCAGCTGGGAGAGATTGAGCATTTATTGGTTAATGGAAAATTCGAGCAGTATAATTATCATATCTCAGTAGATGGCGCTCGACTCGAGATCATGCTTCCACTGTCCGATATGGTTCCTGCTGCATTTTTTCATCAGAAAGATGCGCCCGAGATTGTCTACTCCCCCAGCAATGACTATCGAGGAGGCGAACTACAAGCCGAATCTTCCACAGCATCTATAGATTCCGAAGTTTCCACGGAGGCCAATCCTTGTGATCCCCCGCTTTTCCGAGGCTGTACAGGTTGCGTCGCTTGCTGCGGCCTCACCAATTGGTCCAGGGGTGAGGCTAAGCAACCTTGTCCAAATTGTTGGTTGACGAAATGCCACTGGGTTAAATCGTACTGCTGCTAAACAATTCGCATGGCTTCTACTGAGGCAAGCGTTGTTAACAAGCTTCGTCAGCCAGAATACACTGGAGAAAATAGATGTTATCCATGCACATATCTTAATGTATTCATATCTGTGATCCTATCCTCATTTATAGGTCTATTTGTTTCCCCACCCACTGGAGGTATTGCTCTTGTTCTTTCACTCGTTGTGATTTATCTGAGAGGTTATATCATTCCAGGTACACCAACAATCACGCAGCAATATTTTCCCGATCGGGTGTTACAATGGTTCGGAAAGGCACAATCTGCAGACAAGGATGTTGCGAAAGTGTCTAACGAAGTCATAGATAGCGATCTCATAGAATATAGTGAGAAATTAGAGGATCTCAAGCTTGTGGATGAAGTCAAGAACCGTTGGCATACCGAAATTCGCAAGGCAGATCAGGAAGTGGTTGAGCACCGGTTAAAATCTCTGACAAAATCTGATGAAGTGGAACTAAGAGAGGCTGATGGAGTCGCCTATGTAATGGCAGACAACGAAATGGTTCTTCAACGTCGCTCACGACCTGCGATTGTTGCAGATATCGCAATCCTGCCGATATTATCTGTGAAACTTCCTTCATGGGAAAGGTATTCCCTAAACGAAAAGTCTGATGCTATGAGGGTTGTACGTATGTTCATGGACGATTGTCCTGCCTGTGGTTCTGATCTTACACTCGATCAGA is drawn from Halococcus salifodinae DSM 8989 and contains these coding sequences:
- a CDS encoding recombinase family protein, with amino-acid sequence MQIAAYVRVSTDDQNENRQMRAIRQKYSEEGNQIEWFCDLGESGASVSRQEYQRLREHVAEYDVVVAHELDRLGRSFADLAGFVDDLREKDVDIDLVNQPIGTVGEDDWMAEMMLNMMMVFADAERKMIRSRVQEGIDAAIADGKRVGRPPFGYTVEDGFLQQVPAEYVRVQNFIREVRKGREKKATAAFFEIPDSKIRSILARAEANYDVPFDNGQWRLERAKVDAGEKELPSLSTRNEPDRL